One window from the genome of Clupea harengus chromosome 19, Ch_v2.0.2, whole genome shotgun sequence encodes:
- the ptp4a3a gene encoding protein tyrosine phosphatase type IVA 3: MAPMNRPAPVEVCYKNMRFLITHNPTNSTLNSFIEDLKKYGATTVVRVCEVTYDKTPLEKDGITVVDWSFDDGAPPPSKIVEDWLSLLRSRFLEEPGCCVAVHCVAGLGRAPVLVALALIESGMKYEDAIQFIRQKRRGAINSKQLTYLEKYRPKQRLRYKHPHIFKNKCCIM; the protein is encoded by the exons ATGGCTCCGATGAACAGGCCAGCTCCCGTGGAGGTGTGCTACAAGAACATGCGCTTCCTCATCACCCATAACCCCACCAACTCCACCTTAAACAGCTTCATCGAG gaCCTAAAGAAGTACGGCGCCACCACGGTGGTTCgagtgtgtgaggtgacctATGACAAGACCCCGCTGGAGAAGGACGGCATCACAGTGGTG GACTGGTCCTTTGATGACGGCGCGCCCCCTCCCTCCAAGATCGTGGAGGACTGGCTGAGTCTGCTCAGGAGCCGCTTCCTGGAGGAGCCCGGCTGCTGTGTGGCAGTGCACTGCGTAGCGGGACTGGGGAG GGCTCCAGTCCTTGTGGCCTTGGCATTGATTGAGAGCGGAATGAAATACGAAGATGCCATCCAGTTCATTCGACA AAAGCGCAGAGGAGCCATTAACAGCAAGCAGCTCACCTACCTGGAGAAATATCGGCCCAAACAGAGACTCCGTTATAAGCACCCACACATTTTCAAGAACAAATGCTGTATCATGTGA